The proteins below come from a single Cannabis sativa cultivar Pink pepper isolate KNU-18-1 chromosome 3, ASM2916894v1, whole genome shotgun sequence genomic window:
- the LOC115710248 gene encoding elongator complex protein 3 encodes MATAMVADPNKKQPRPGRGGFEAHGLSEEEARVRAIAEIVSSMVDLSHKGENVDLNALKSAACRKYGLARAPKLVEMIAALPDSERESLLPKLRAKPVRTASGIAVVAVMSKPHRCPHIATTGNICVYCPGGPDSDFEYSTQSYTGYEPTSMRAIRARYNPYVQARSRIDQLKRLGHSVDKVEFILMGGTFMSLPADYRDYFIRNLHDALSGHTSANVEEAVAYSEHGATKCIGMTIETRPDYCLGPHLRQMLTYGCTRLEIGVQSTYEDVARDTNRGHTVAAVADCFCLAKDAGFKVVAHMMPDLPNVGVERDMESFREFFESPSFRADGLKIYPTLVIRGTGLYELWKTGRYRNYPPEQLVDIVARILALVPPWTRVYRVQRDIPMPLVTSGVEKGNLRELALARMEDLGLKCRDVRTREAGIQDIHHKIKPEQVELVRRDYAANEGWETFLSYEDIRQDILVGLLRLRKCGRNTTCPELMGKCSIVRELHVYGTAVPVHGRDADKLQHQGYGTLLMEEAERIARREHRSTKIGVISGVGTRHYYRKLGYELEGPYMVKHLV; translated from the exons ATGGCGACTGCGATGGTGGCTGATCCAAACAAGAAGCAACCCCGGCCGGGGCGAGGCGGGTTCGAAGCCCATGGACTATCCGAAGAAGAGGCTCGAGTCAGAGCCATAGCTGAGATCGTAAGCTCCATGGTCGACCTCTCTCACAAAGGCGAAAATGTCGACCTCAACGCACTCAAGTCAGCCGCTTGCCGCAAGTACGGTCTGGCGCGTGCGCCCAAGCTCGTGGAGATGATTGCGGCACTTCCTGATTCGGAGCGCGAGTCGTTGCTCCCCAAGCTCAGGGCCAAGCCGGTTCGAACCGCCTCCGGCATCGCCGTCGTGGCCGTGATGTCTAAGCCTCACCGGTGCCCTCACATCGCCACTACTGGTAATATTTGCGTGTACTGCCCTGGTGGACCTGACTCTGACTTCGAGTACAGCACTCAGTCTTATACTGGCTACGAGCCAACTAGTATGCGCGCCATTAGAGCAAG ATACAACCCGTATGTCCAGGCTAGAAGCAGGATAGATCAGTTGAAGCGTTTGGGTCACAGTGTAGATAAG GTTGAGTTCATTTTGATGGGTGGTACGTTTATGTCACTGCCAGCAGATTACCGTGATTATTTCATAAGGAATCTTCACGATGCTTTGTCGGGACACACCTCTGCGAATGTAGAAGAGGCCGTGGCTTACTCAGAGCATGGTGCTACTAAATGCATTGGCATGACAATCGAAAC GAGGCCAGATTATTGCCTTGGACCTCACCTGCGCCAAATGCTTACCTATGGTTGCACAAGACTGGAGATTGGAGTACAAAGTACTTATGAAGATGTGGCTCGTGACACAAACAGAGGTCATACAGTTGCTGCTGTGGCCGACTGTTTCTGCTTGGCAAAGGATGCTGGTTTCAAG GTTGTTGCACACATGATGCCTGACCTTCCAAATGTTGGTGTGGAGAGGGACATGGAAAGTTTCCGGGAGTTTTTTGAGAGCCCATCATTTCGAGCTGATGGACTTAAAATCTATCCTACGCTTGTGATCCGTGGAACTGGGCTTTATGAGCTCTGGAAAACTGGCAG GTATAGAAACTATCCACCAGAGCAACTCGTGGACATTGTAGCTAGGATTCTAGCCTTGGTACCTCCTTGGACACGTGTCTACAGGGTACAGCGGGATATTCCCATGCCTCTAGTTACATCGGGGGTTGAGAAAGGAAATCTTCGGGAGCTGGCTTTAGCTAGGATGGAGGACTTGGGATTAAAATGTCGTGATGTTCGAACAAGAGAGGCTGGAATCCAA GATATCCACCACAAAATTAAGCCTGAACAAGTTGAGCTAGTACGCCGAGATTATGCAGCAAATGAAGGGTGGGAAACCTTCCTCTCATATGAAGACATACGCCAG GATATTCTTGTTGGCCTGCTGCGGCTACGCAAATGTGGACGAAACACAACTTGTCCTGAACTCATGGGGAAATGTTCCATCGTTCGGGAACTCCATGTTTATGGAACTGCTGTTCCGGTTCATGGGAGGGATGCAGACAAACTGCAGCATCAG GGTTATGGTACTCTTCTGATGGAGGAGGCCGAGCGGATTGCTCGCAGGGAGCATAGGTCGACGAAGATAGGTGTTATTTCTGGTGTAGGAACACGGCATTACTATAGGAAACTGGGTTATGAGCTTGAAGGGCCATACATGGTGAAACATTTAGTATGA
- the LOC115710395 gene encoding uncharacterized protein LOC115710395 encodes MLFADDSYVFCRANTREADSIMELLHLYEQASGQRVNFEKSSVFFSSNTEASVRDFLCGQLGIYEADDNITYLGLPNIMGRKKTTILGFLKDKLQKRIQGWEGRLLSRAGKEVLLKTVAQAIPNYAMSVFLLPVETSKELEGIMAKFWWRTGYSNTRNISWMSWGCMCRHKHAGRLGFRSLHDFNLSLLGKQGWQLLTNESSLIGKVFKARYYPNKTFLDASLGNNPSFVWRSVHEAHAIVRGVLEGRWEMVLRSQFYMILGYLAL; translated from the coding sequence ATGCTCTTCGCTGATGATAGTTATGTCTTCTGTAGAGCTAATACTCGGGAAGCTGATTCTATTATGGAGTTACTACATCTTTATGAGCAAGCTTCGGGTCAAAGAGTGAATTTTGAGAAATCATCTGTTTTCTTCAGTTCTAATACTGAAGCTTCTGTGAGAGATTTTCTCTGTGGACAGTTAGGGATTTATGAAGCCGATGATAACATCACCTATCTCGGTCTGCCAAATATCATGGGCCGAAAGAAAACTACCATTTTAGGTTTTCTTAAGGACAAATTACAAAAGCGTATTCAAGGGTGGGAAGGTCGCTTACTCTCTCGTGCAGGGAAGGAGGTCTTACTAAAAACTGTTGCACAAGCTATTCCTAACTATGCAATGAGTGTCTTTCTGCTTCCGGTGGAAACCAGTAAGGAATTAGAAGGTATTATGGCTAAATTCTGGTGGAGAACAGGCTATTCGAATACAAGGAATATTAGTTGGATGAGCTGGGGGTGCATGTGTAGACACAAACATGCAGGTAGATTGGGCTTCAGAAGCCTTCatgattttaatttatctttactGGGAAAGCAAGGGTGGCAGCTCCTTACAAATGAATCTTCTTTGATTGGAAAGGTGTTTAAGGCTCGTTACTACCCAAATAAAACATTTCTGGATGCTAGTTTGGGTAATAATCCCAGCTTTGTTTGGCGGAGTGTGCATGAGGCGCATGCTATTGTTCGGGGGGTGCTCGAAGGACGGTGGGAGATGGTTCTACGATCTCAATTTTACATGATCCTTGGTTACCTTGCCCTGTAG